The Desulfuromonadales bacterium region TTTACGTCACGCGGGAGCGGGGTGAGGCCGAGGTCTTCCCGTGGGAGATCCTCGATAACGGCGTGCGCCGGGACTACCTCTGGCAGGAGTATCAGCGTGGCCTGGAGGGGAAATTCACCCCGCGCTGCGCGCCGGGGTGTCGACGCTGCGGGGTGTGCGGGTAGCGACGCCGTCTCGCTTGACACCCCTGCCGGAGGCGCTAGAATTATGACCGCTATGATAACCTATTCACCAAAGGAGAACCGTTTATGTCACAGGAGAGAACCGGCGTCATCACCTTCAAGGGAAACCCCATGACCCTTCTCGGGCCGGATGTCAAGGCAGGAGATGCGGCCCCCGACTTCAAGGTCGTCGACAACGGCCTGCAGCCCGTCACCCTCGGCGACACCAAAGGAAAAGTGCGCCTGATTACCGTCGTTCCTTCCCTCGACACCCCGGTCTGCGATACCATGACCCGCAAGTTCAACGAGCAGGCGGCCAGGCTACCCGACGATGTGGTCGTCTATACGGTGAGTCTCGACCTTCCCTTCGCCCAGAAGCGCTGGTGCGGCAATGCCGGCATCGAGAAGGTGAAGACCCTCTCCGATTACCAGGACCGTTCTTTCGGCCTGAGCTACGGGGTGCTGATCAAGGAATTGAAGCTGCTGGCTCGTTCGGTCTTCGTGATCGACAAGAACAACAAGGTGGCCTACCGCGAAATCGTCAAGGAGGTTACCGCCGAGCCGGATTACGAAGCGGCGCTGGCGGCGGCAAAAAAACTGGTCTGAAGCTTCATCAATTTACGAGAAAAAG contains the following coding sequences:
- the tpx gene encoding thiol peroxidase encodes the protein MSQERTGVITFKGNPMTLLGPDVKAGDAAPDFKVVDNGLQPVTLGDTKGKVRLITVVPSLDTPVCDTMTRKFNEQAARLPDDVVVYTVSLDLPFAQKRWCGNAGIEKVKTLSDYQDRSFGLSYGVLIKELKLLARSVFVIDKNNKVAYREIVKEVTAEPDYEAALAAAKKLV